The genome window CATGCCATGCATTTTGTCCATAATTTGCGAGGCTTGTTATGGTGGGGCTGATGGCTTGTCAAGACATGTCATGCCCTGCATTCTGGCGACAACTCGCTAGGCTTGTTATGACATGCATCTTTCTAACACTTTGCCTAATATTTCGGAATAATTAAAACAAGAATGATCTAGGAAAGAGTAGACCTCAGGGcctattattattttgttagaaATTAGTACAAAACAGAATGCTAGTCATATATGAACAGGTTCTTACCAGTAAGAACACGTTCATTAATAGAGCTGAAAATTAACACATGTTCTTACCAGTAATAACCTTTGTAAATTTTCAGCTTAATCATTGAACATGTTCTTATCGGTAAGAACCCTTCATATATAatttgacacgccccgaccctgatattccccgaataccaggataggcacgtgctggccgacacccgagggtgacgaaagccattaattgatacaaaagctaggaataagaaataaatatggGTTATGAGTCTAAAAACAATAAATTaacaatttaggaacgtgttcagagcatacaactaaacctagTCACTAACAAGAATTAAGATAAGATTGAATGAACAAATGAGTGGGTCCTAccccgagaggactcgaagatgccgctgCGGAAGTACCTTGATGACGGGATTATGTGCCTTCATCCTAAGTCCTGAataggggcgcaaaacaagggtaAGTGGACCAagcttgtatatatatatagtacaaaaacagttatgaacatactaacccccacagtttatataatgaaaactactagcataataagtgatagctTTTCTGAAacctctagcatgccataaaaataATTCATATATCCATCTGCAAATCAATCTCAGAAAATTATATCAGAAATTATCTCAGCAATCATATCAGGAAGCATAACACAAGTTGTGCTGCTAGTGAGTGCACTGAATAATaatactcccggcccaatgcttgcacctcagtctctgtgcccgtaACCAGAGATATctccctcccggcccaatgcctgtctccgtgtccctcagcctttcgctagggattatttctcccggcctcaatgccaacaccagatcctcgcccccgGCGGCATAGTgttcactaggtacgcacaaaacaTAATTCATCTCTAAAATAAAACTTCGTAGCATAAATTCATCGATCCTCTATACTacgaagaggtgttcgaaagtcatttgaaacacattcttagcatcctatcgtcatcgatGAGATAGTCTACCAGAATGAGGGTTATATAGAAAATATGatataatgaaaatagtttaaaatatttatatatcaaTCATAATTAAATCATCATGCTTCCTGTAAAGTATTCCTCAAATCAATAATTCTGCAAGGCATGCTACTAAATTATGCAATTCTATAAATAAAACATGCAATTTCGAAGGTGGTCCGCTCACAGATACTCCGAAGCAGCAGAATTGTGCGGAAAATGATTAAGGAAGTctccactagcaacttcacctaagcacgaaaatgtacaatttaataAACTACCCAAAAGATAGAATTTTAGGAAATGAAAAtaggttttgggtttggatagGTTAGGATCAAgaggtggtttgggcttgagcccaaCCCATActcacccacacacacacacatgcaaagcatgcactgcacacacacacacacttgcatacatatatatatacatatataaacacacacacacacagagcatGCATTAGCATGCGCTGCACCcacacatgcatatatatatatatatatatatatatatatatatatatataaacacatacACACGCAGCATGCATAAGCATGCgctgcacacacacatgcatatatatatatatatataaacacacacatacatatacttTCACAccagcacacacacacactcccaCGCATGCACACATACATTCACACCAACACACActtgcctatatatatatatatatatatatatatatatatatatatatatatatatacataaacacacacacatgcacagtctgcatatgcatatatatataatcacacACACGCACAACATCATGcatacttacacacacacacacacacacggttcACGCACATACACACTTgcacatacacatacatacacgCACAGTATACACGGCATGCACAGCATGCTCACACACACCCACAgtttgcatacacacacacggacacacacacacttgtacacacacacacacctacgAACTCGCCGGAGTTCATCGTCGGAACCGGGTTTTTGGCATAGAGAAAAGTTAAGGTTAAAACCCTCGATTTTGACCTTAAAACCAACACAAATAACATGATTAACCCCagaaatttgaagaaggaacACAATCTTTACCTGGGTTCGAGTTTTAGCGCTTTGaagctctcggcttcaatggCAGAAAAACCCACGGTGCTTAGATGGCGCATGCAAGGGTACCATTGAGTTCGTTAGGTCTCAAGGATTCCAAATATATGGTTTTTGGGGTTTGATTTGTGAAggaagtgaggtgaaagttagAGAGAAGCTCTCggagcttagagagagagagagagagagagagagagagagagagagagagagaaagaaactgaaaaaaataaacaaaagagaaaggTTCTGTGATGGGGAGTGTTTCGGGAATAGAGGGAAGAAGGGAGAGATATGAGAGCTGCCACATGGCAGTCTAAGAGAGACAACATTTCTAGATCAAAGGTTAGGATGAAAAGAGAATAAGGGACTAAATTGATAGATAACAAATATGTTCTAGGGGAAAATAGAAATAGGATGAAAAATGGGGGTGGGGTTTGACATAATTGCCTACTATGTTGTagtaatttccaaaaaaaaaaaaattaaggctcCAGGGTCAACTCTTTcctagaatatatatatatatatatatatatatttttttttttacatgcaTTTTGCCAACACTTTGCCTTCTATTTCGGAATAATTTAGAAGCGAGGCTAGTGTCGAGGAAAATAGCGATGTTTTGGCATGCATTATGCAAGGGTTAGCGTGTCAAAATGTTAGAAAAATGCATGGCATGACACGATAACCCTCACATCGGGGCACGCCAAAACATTGTTGTTGGCCCCGACATGACAAGCGTTGCAAATCGTCCGCAGAATGCATGTCATGACATGCCAAGCATTCTGTCGACAATTCGCAAGGCTTGTTAAGGCGTGCCACGATGTGAGGGTTAGCGTGTCAAGACAAGTAATGACTTGTTTAGACATGTGACATGTCATCGCATGCCAACAACGATATTTTAGCATGCCATAATGCGAGAGTTGGTGTGTCTTAAACCCTTTTTTGTAAATTTCTATCCATCTTCTCTTCTGGTCGGATTCTTTTCTTTGAAAATGGAATGGAAAGGGAAATGGTTTATGTGGGAAAGCATTTCTGTCTTTGCTGATACGAGCGCGAGAGGGGAGTCTCGACTGAGGGGATGGACGAAGGAAGAAGTAGAAGATCGCCTCTGctttcctcctctttcttccctAGTCGTTTCATACACTTCCCTTTCTTCCCTAATCGTTTTATACACTAAACGAATAGTTGAAAAAATGTATTTGGATGTCAAATACAGATAATATCTTTCATGATATTTCAGGTAAGCACGCATTTCGCTCGACCGCACTCGTTCAACATCTTCTCAAAATTAGCAAGTAGACACAAAGAAGAATGGATTGGTGAGAACTACGTCAAATTCTCAGCATATAAAAAAGATGAAATATCGAATTCCAAACCAAAACTACTAAACAAAACATTGATTGAAAATTTAGTCTCTTGGACGGGTTTTCCACTGCGGCCCATCATCCGTAGCAAAAGAGTTAGAGAAAATGCGCACCAAAATTTCCACCAAAACCTCCACAAAATTTGTATGTCAAAAAGGAGAATTATTAGAAGTACAATTTTTTTGCAACTTTCAACCAAAAAGAATATAGACGTTTTGGAGAAATGTCGACCGTTGTACCAAATCCACCCAATTGGATGGTCCCTAAGAATATAATTGCCTTACAAAGTATAAAATCGCGAACAAAATCTCGTTTAGGAAACATAACACGCATGGCTTCGATCGAGAAGAGAACCTTCGCCATCCCTGAAATGTTAACTTGATTACAAGCCAGAGAATGAAAACATGAATACAAGTTTATGAAATCGAGCATGACCGAAGCTATTGCAAAAGAGATTCAAGAAAACAGTATCTGAGAAGAGAAAGCATGAAACGTACTTCGAAGAAAATGAACAGTTACAATGTATACAATCCTCGCTCGTTTAAGATGAAGTTTTCACATGCAGTGCGGAACttaaaaagaagaaaggaagcCCAGAACCATCAATTTAAACCATCATTGATATAATTTCTAGTTCCCAGAGATTGAACCTGGAGTAATTATTAGAAAAGTAGCAAAATACCTCTCGAAGGTAACATCTTAAACTTCATAAACACATTTTTATTTCGTCACCATCAGATAAACTTAACCCGACAGGGCTGACGCTCCAGATATAATCTCAATCAATTCGGTGGTAATAGATGCTTGACGAGTTCTGTAACAAATAACCACATAACCAACAAAGATCAGTCGTTTATGGTGGAACACGATATTAAAGTCgtcatataaattaaaaaatgtctACAGTAAAGGATTAGCTAGGACTTCGAAGAAATTGGGGGTGGAGGATAAGGGGACCTGTTATAAGTGAGTGTGAGGCGATCAAGCATCTCTCCAGCATTTCTGCTTGAGCTGTCCATGGCAGACATCCTTGCTCCTTGCTCACTGCAAGCATTCTCCATCACCGCATTGAACATGACCTGCCCAAAGTATGAAATTCTTCTTTATGAATAAAAGGTAATAAAATATATTCACTTATAGAGACTACTCCAAAACCAAAAGTGTCAATCTTAGGACAATACCGCAACAAATGCAATTTGACGTTAAGTATCCAACCAGGTCAGTGGTTtgattaacaaataaaaaaatacgaaGTCTCTAACCTCAATGAAAGGACTTACACATGAAAATTGGAACTCTGACAAATTCTGAAGTATCTCTGACTTTGTCTCACCACCTTCAATCTCATAGGAATCTAGGTCGCCAAGCTTTCCACCAGCTTCAGACTCTCTCTCCACAATCTATATGAACATCGTATCAAATGCCCAATACAACAGAACATGAATTGAGTGATAAAGAGGTGCAATAACTGGACCGAAGCATTCTTATTACCTCGGGAGATAATACTGTAGACACAGTTGGCAGAAATGAGACGACTGACTGAAACTTGTTGAAGACGATTCTCAAAGCATCAAActcaacatttttcaaaatgtcATCAGCTATGACAGATACCTGAAAGGACAAAAGGTACACGCAATTGATGGTCAGAGCTCATACATTTGATAATTAATATAATGAATAACTGCCACATTAATAACTTTATTCATATAAACCTGGCAAGATAACTCATCAAAGAGAATTTAATAGGCATCAACAAGTATAAAGAAATGTGTGCTCTCATCTCCAAGAGGCTCTTTAAACCTATTGGAAAGCTAGTTTAGAGAGCCAAGCTAAGGAAATTCATCCCCAAATGACTCTTTAAAGGGCTCTTTAACTTAACAAAATCTCTTTAACTTAACAAAATCAATAGTGGGTCTTTAAGTTTAGGGAGGAGAAGGGAGAAACTAACAAAAGCCTAATTTTGAAACGAACATTAAAACTCAATACTCCCCCTCCTAAAAGCTCTATAGTGGttattaataaataatttttttttcaaaacttgaataattaataaaacattcaGAGTTTGTTAGAATAGAGAGGTGTTGTAGATGCTAAGATCAATTGGGTAACTAAATTAACTTTTTGATACTCTTTACTAGCTAATTTAAACAACATTTAAAAAGCTCTTGGAGGTGCTCCGCTTTTACAATATTGACAGCAAAAAAGTCAACATTTGATCACTAATCATGTTCGTAAGgtcaaattgaaattttaatgaaaatttgatAATGCATTGCATAACAATTAATTTGAACAAAATATAAGTCATTGAGACATTAAGCTTAAAATAATGTCAATAAAACTTAACAAAGATTAAAATAATGTCAAAAAAACTTAACACCAAAGGTTGACATGACATGATAAACGATTTTTACTGGATCCCCTATCACTAAAAATGTCATgtatgaaacgcaattaaatactgaaaatatgaaagacaaaataaaacaaatacgTTGCTAATGTCCCACGTAGGTTGGtcaagtgtgtgtgtggttcTTTAAGCAAACACCGCATGGGCTCTCTTTACTCAAAACATACTAACCTGGGTGTAGTTCAAAGGGTTCTTCTGCAACTCAGTTATGCATAGCTCAATGTCCTTCTTAGAGTCACGAATCAACTGAGCCTTTGCCTTTTCCCCCAAAATGACATATTTTGTCTCTTTTTCAGGACCTACAATAGTTTCatggaaaaaaatattaatgtgCATAAAATATAAACTTAGCAGACATCAGACTAACAATCAGCTTCCAAGAAATACCAGCGTTCAACTTGTGCAAGGCCTTGCTTATCTTGACTGAGGTAGAGTTAATTCCACCACATAAACCTTTGTCAGAAGAGACGGTAACAATAACATCCTTCTTAACGCTGACGCCTatcatggaaaaataaaatacacaATGAGGGAACTTACAAGAATATCAATGTACACAAGTGGAAAGCAATGAAACTGGGGCGAACTGGGGGACAAATACGAGAATATCAATGTGCACAAGTACAAAGCAATGAAAATGGGGCGGGTTGGGGGACAAAGAGTTAAAATACATATCCGTAAAGTACCCATATTATCAATAAAAGGAGCACAGTGATTTCAATTCCTCAGTTGCACTAGGACTTTGGCAAGCGGAACAGTCCATTAAGCATtctaaaataaagaaaaatttaagaaatactGGTTGCAACTAACCTATGCAACTAGATTGAGTAATGCTGTCAAAGATGCCATGTCTTTAACAGGAATAAGCAAAAtgtaaagaaacaaaataacttaTATAACTTGGCCTATGAAGATTACGCTGTTAAACATACTGGGAGTGTCGCCAAGAAGTGCTGTGAAAGGCTGCCACAGGCCACGAGAATTTTCAGCTTTAACTTGAATTGCTCGGAGCTTTGAGGCTGCAACCATCTTCATTGCCTTTGTGATCTTCTGGATATTCTTCACACTCTTCATCCGGTTTCTAACTGAATATACAAAGTATTACCAATGAACCACATCACCGTTTGCAAAGCAgggaaaacagaaataaaataggaaaaaaataataactaaTTCATGATGATTGTTCTTACCAATTTGAGTTGAAATTGAGCGCACTCCCAAAGGTACTTGCTCCCTGAACACCAAACCAAGTAATTTAGTTGTCGAAATGCAGAAACAACAAAAAACGATAGCGAGACATCCAAACATGGAAATGAAATCAAGCGAGCATGATGATCCAGAACTATAGTTGACTTTCATAGATGCACCAAACATATCCCCTCCTACATTTCTCTTGTTAATCTAAACGATATCGCTCAGCCCTATCCAAACAAATTAAACCCAAACAACATCAACAATTTTCGCTCACTAAATTCTAACGACGGATTGGCGGATTCGTGTGAATTATTACTTTCAGCCTTCCATACAATCCTAACATCTGCAGTAGTATCCTTTTAACAAATTCAATTATCCACTTGTTATTCACCGAAAAAAATTCAGTAATCTTAAAGGTTCTCACTTTGCACAAACAAATTAAATCACTCCCTAACTTAAGCTGagctttcatttcttcatacatatatatatataccaaaatCCATCCTAAATTAAACTTTCCTTTatcaattactcaatttttCTCGGCATCCAAACAGACGGCAATGAAAAACTATAATGCAAGCAaaatgataagaaataaaagtaaataaaaaacgGCGGATTTGGATAGAGAGCGTACTCGGCTGGGATGATGGAGGATCGGACGGCGGCCATCGGATGGGGAGAGATCAAAGGGGCGAAACGCCTCCCTTCTCGTCTGAGAGCAGCCATCGCCATGGATTTGGGGATTGGTGGTGATCGGAGATTGGAAACCCTAGAAACTGGAAGTTGGGATCCGAATGCTTCGGCTTGTAACAAATACAGCTGCGAGCTCTCAGGCGTCCGTTTTCACTTTTCACTTTCTCTCGCTTCGTTGACAGCAGGATGCGATGCGCGTGCGAGGTTGAGGTTTCAAACGACGTCGTATTTTGTATATTGCTGAGTGCTGACGCTAACGCAATTAAGCAAGGAAAAAACTCGGACTTTGGCCCAATAGGCCCGGCCTGTCAAATCCAAAAACTCAGGGTCCGATTTCAAATTTTCTAGGCGGTGTGacgtatttttaatttttgttacaTTCGTATTGCTAGTTAAGTCAATGTCCTCGCTTTTTTATATTTAAGTTCAAATTTCTCTTCTCGTAGATTGTCGTAATACCAAATATCGCTTGTATAGAACAAACAGTCTTAAGGAAAATGTCTCATTTGGATGGAATGTTGGGGTGACTTGTTATGCCTTAAAAGGTTTGGTTTTGGCATAAAAGTTTAACTACGAAAACACTTCTTAAAGGTTTCGATTAGGTACTAAGAAAGTTGGGGAGGGGTCAAACGTCTTAGGTTAAGGCTCTCGCATGCTAAAAACACAAGGGTGTTAGGTTTACATAATATGTATGAGTTGTTAATGGCTACATATGCATTGAGAATTTAGCTTATGTCTTTGTATCCAAAGAGGGAGTGGTTGTTTTTTGTGGTAACTAAGAAGTAAGAAGTAATGAGAGAAGGAAAtcgatcaaatttcaaatgttaCAAAACTAATTATACatacacttgaaactgactcagCTTTAGGGCACCTTGTTAGGAGTGCGCTACGTCTCGATGTGCTCTAGAAGCTGACTTACCAAGGTCGTCTGCTGCGCAAAGGTGTTCGTCAAATCTACAACCTGCTAGGGCGGTTTTGGTTAGCCATTACTCGATGTGCTCCAGAAGCTGACTTACCAAGGTCATCTGCTGCGCGAAGGTGTTCGTCAAATCTACAACTTGCTAGGGCGGTTTTGGTTAGCCATTTGGGGTGGAAGAGCTCGACTGGTAGGCATCTCCATAAGTGGTGGTGTGTCATCCATTGCATGGAAGAGGAAAGAATTATTCTGAAGATATTATTAGTTAAATAATATATTGGGATTATCTTGTAGTGTCCAAGATTGGATGGGATTCTCATTCATAGCTTGGTTGAGTTAGTCTTCAATTGGAAAAGTTTAAAGATAAGTTTTAGTGATGAATTATATCTTTAATACCTTTGAATTTCTCCTTGTCATGGGCATAAGTGCTTGATGAGGTTATAGTCAGCAACTTAAGTCTTCAAGAGTGTTGTGCGTGGATTAAATGTGGGGTTTGCCAATTAATGAGGGCATTCTCGTTATTTGCTGGTAGAAGTTCACATGTCAACTCCAAAAAATTTCCACACTACCGATCATCCTCctcctttttaattttatttattttctatgtattttcttgttaaaattttattttattttctcttaCCATAACACCAAACTATCATCTACATGTTCTACAAAATGCATTTTCAGTCTtataatccatgtttaaacacttgaaaacaatATAAATCTAAAGATATTTGAATCTAAGAGTGGTTACTCAAATAAAGtgaaataggaaaaaaaattcaaagaaaaaacgaataaataaataaattagaatagGATACGATCGATAGAATATTACCGAATGTCTCTGAAAGGAGGTCGCTATCTTCGTAATGGCGACTAAGACTTAATGAATCGCTATGATCTTACCGATCctatcttttctattttttttaaattttcaaaccaaCCTCAATCAGGCCAATTAGCTTCCATTTGTTCATTTGAACATCCGGATATTAATGTTGATTAGTTTATTATGGGATTATACAACCTAACCGTCGGTCTATTTAAACTTTGATCTTGCTTAGCAAGGAATCTGTAAATTCATATTAATTCTCGAAAATGTGCGACGCATGGCCATACATATAATCTTCGTCCAAAGTCGAATTTGTGTTATTCGA of Malus sylvestris chromosome 6, drMalSylv7.2, whole genome shotgun sequence contains these proteins:
- the LOC126626620 gene encoding ATP synthase subunit gamma, mitochondrial-like gives rise to the protein MAMAALRREGRRFAPLISPHPMAAVRSSIIPAEEQVPLGVRSISTQIVRNRMKSVKNIQKITKAMKMVAASKLRAIQVKAENSRGLWQPFTALLGDTPSVSVKKDVIVTVSSDKGLCGGINSTSVKISKALHKLNAGPEKETKYVILGEKAKAQLIRDSKKDIELCITELQKNPLNYTQVSVIADDILKNVEFDALRIVFNKFQSVVSFLPTVSTVLSPEIVERESEAGGKLGDLDSYEIEGGETKSEILQNLSEFQFSCVMFNAVMENACSEQGARMSAMDSSSRNAGEMLDRLTLTYNRTRQASITTELIEIISGASALSG